The genomic stretch AGCCAGAAACGTCAGCAGGAGATTTGGGATAAGGCTGCGGTTTGCCAGCCGCTCGAGGATGTCGGAGGCTGTGAAGCACGCCACCTTCATTCCGGTCGCAGGACTGATGAGTTCTCCGGCGACCAGACGGAGCGGTAGCCGTTTGCCATTTTCATAGAGCCAGAAGAAATCGGTACCGCGCGGGAGCCAGCCACTCCAGGGGCCGGACGCGAGCGCGTCGAGGCCGGCAAGGATATTCGAAGCGAACGTTGGGTCGTCCAGCAATCTCATGCGTAACCAGGAATCGGCGTCCGACAGGTGGTCCGCCACGAGGTCGGCAATATCCTCATCGTCGATCTGAAGGAAGGCAAAACGGCCGCCGAACATTTTTGGCCAAAGGATGAGATTGGCTGCCTTGATGGCATGCGCGGGCCGCTCGAATTGCGTCTTCGGCAGAAGGCTACGAAGCAACGTGAGCGTTTCTCCCTCAGTGTTTGGCTCCGTCGGTAACAACTCGAACCTATAGGACTCCGGCCCGGCTAGCAGGCTGTATCCGATCATCCGGCTTCGGCTGAGGCCAAAGACATTGATCGGCTTGCCGTCGACAGTGAGCCAGCCTGGCCCTTTGCGTGCCTTTTCAACAAGGTTCACCGTCGAAACGGCATAGGAAACATAGGTCGAACAGCCATGCGCCGAGAGACCAAGAAGGCTGAAGATATGCGTGTAAAAGGCTTCCGGCTCCATGAGGAGAAGCAAATGAGGGCCTGTCTGCAACACGCGGCGCCTTTCAAAATCCCTGCAGATTTCCGAAGCGGCATCCGTCGATAGGCCGTTTCGTGTCGCTGCCTTCCTGATGATGTCGAGCAGTTTGGTGAAGGCTCGAAACCGGATTTCTGGCACGGACCTGGAAGCTGGCGCCTCGAACAGGCGAAACGCGTAGTCGCGTATCGGTCGGGAATGATATGGACTCATCCAGGGGTAGAGTGCCGTCAGCGACCCCAGGACTGCCTGTTTCGCATCTGCACCTGCTGTTAGCTCTTCCACCTCACGGTGCACCTTTTTCTTGCGTCTCACCGACACCGACGCTCAAACATGAAATACTGATGAGGAGCACCACTCCGAAGCTGAAGAAAATCGTCGAAGGAAATGCTCGATCTCCTACAGCAGCAGCAATGCCGAAGACGAGCAATCCGAACACCCCGGCCACACTGGGCATAATACCTTTTGCCCGGCCCAACAGATAAACGGACACACGCGACTGCAATGTGACTTCGACGCTGACGCGTCCAAGATTGTATAAAAATCCGAGCGCGGCAAAAAGAATTATTGTCCAGGGCGAGCGTAGAGAAGTCAGCGCCATGAGTACAAATGCCGTCAGGCCCAAAAGCATGAGATGCCGCACATCGGTACTTATCGCTCTTTCAATTCGGATTAGAGAGACGGCGCCGATCAGTGAGCCCGCCGACCATGCGGCCTCGAGGTAGCCGAAATCCACGGCAGTACCCTTCTGCTCCAGGAAGACGAAACCCGATCCCATGACACTGACAAGCACCGCGCTTGCGTAGAGAAGCGCGTAGACGACCATGAGACGACGCAGGCTTGGATCGATTTGGGCTGCAGAGATTTTAGCGATGCGGACATCGAGCGAAACCGGTTCCAGCCGCATAAAGGCAAGGCAGCCCGCTGAAAGCAGGAAGAAGGCAGCAAGAACGGTGAATGGCAGGGCTGGTGATCGCTCATGCAGCAAAGGCCCTGCAAGCAGAGCTGCGCCGAGATTGCCGAACTGCATGACGAAGAAGACGGCGGAATTCGAGGCTACAAGATCGCGGCCGTCAGCTATCACCGGGATCATTGATTGAGAGCTCGTAAGCGCGACACGGTCGCAAAACGAAAAGAGGGCAGCAGACAGGCAGATAATTGGAAAAGCGTCCATGTAGAGGAGCGCGCAAGCGGTAGCCAGCATAACGACGAAGCGGCTGAGGTCTGCCGCTACGTTCAAGCGTCGCCTGTCAAATCGATCCGCCGCTACGCCAGCCACAGGGCTCGCGATGAATTCGACAATGCTTGCGATCGCAAGGAACGTCGCCACGCCGGCAGTTCCGCACCCTCGCTCGACGAGAATCCAGGCGGATGCGATGTAGTAGCCATTTCGGGCAACAGCCGCCGCTAGCGTGCTGGCCAGGAATCCGAGGCAGGAATTGGACCGGTCGGCCCGTCCGTTGCCTTGATTAATTCGAACCAGGTTTGACATGAGCGACGTATCCGGGCTGACCGCCGATGGATACCTTCTTCCGCCAAGCCTGCTTTACTGTGATGTTGGGATTATCAGATACTTGCTGAGAACCGACACGCGGAGCCTAGATTCGACACTTACGACGAAATTCCGTGGGGCACGTGCCGAAGGCCCGCTTAAAGGCGGTCGTGAAATGGCTCGAACTGCCGAAACCACATTCCATCGCGATTTCCGTCGCCGACAAATTGGTCGATCGCAGCATGTCCGCGGATTGCTCCAGCCGGCGCTGCGCAATGAATGCATGAGGCGTCATGCCTGTCGACTGCTTGAAGGCCCGCCAGAAATGGAACCGGCTAACCCCAACCTCTTTTGCCAAATCGGCGAGCGTCGGTCTGCCGTCCGACAGCGCCTCGATCATTCCCACCGCGCGCTTGAGATCGAACGATGACAAACCTCCTTTCACCGGTTCCTGATGGACGCCGTTCAACCTGAACATTTGCACGAGCAATTGAGTGGCCTGACTCTCCACCATCGTTGCGCTGATTGGGTCAGGCTGCTTGAGCTCCAATGCAATCCTCTGCAACGCCATCTCAACAGTGCCGTCTCGGAATCCAATCGAAGGCGGCAGGTCTGCCTGGCGACCGCCTGCCATTCCTCCATACACCTCGTCAGCGAACCTCTGTTCAATTGAGACGAGCAGGTAGGAGGCGGTAGCGTCACCTTCATCCCACCCGGTCCAACTGTTCCCACCTGGAATGAAGATGATCGAGCCAGCGCGCCGCTGCGAGAATGAGATTCTGCGCCCATTGACGAAGTCCTCTCCGTTGCGCGCCACACCCTTCAGGTTCAACAAGAACACAGGGCCTGGAAAGGCTATTCTTGTTTCCTGGCGCTCCAGGCCAGTCCTTTTGACAAGATCCGCCCGAACTTGCCCCCAACCCTCATACTGGTGAGCAAGCGTCTGGTGCTGTGATGGGCGAGTCTTGCTTGGGTCGACGTGGAAAGTATGCACGAAGCGAAAAGGCCTCCTGATTGTAACCTAGCCAGCTGTCGTGCTCATTTGCCCACTCTGGGTTGCGGTAAAATTGCCAAATAACTCAGGATTGGTAGAAAATGTGACTTTAGCGAAAAAACGGCAATCGCGCGAAAGCCGTCTATACAAGGCAGGCCTACCAGTTGGCTCAGCCAATACTTCAGCCCGGTGAAATATTAGACCACACTTATCTTTGTGGAATTTCCCCCATCGACGTAGCGGCATCTCACCAATGGAACGGTGTTGGAGGCATACTGCGATGCGTGGACTCGACGACTTCCTGGCTGAGTGCGACCACGGCCCACGGATCAACGGCCTCACCGGCTTTTTCGCGGCGACCGCCGCTGGCAAGAGCGGAATGCCGATCCGCAAGCCCACAGCCGACATCCGCCTTCTGCCGAGCGATGAACTCCTACGCGATCTGGTTGCTCTGCACGCGACCCGCCAAGGCTTTTTTGACCAGCACTATCACGGCAGCATTCCCTACAGATTGGAAGAGGAGTGCCGGATGTCCTACGCAGTTCTGAAATACGCACGCCACAGTGGCGCTCCGCTTGCGCTATACAGCCTTGGAACGGCGGAAGGCACGATGGCGAGAACGTTGTCCGAGCTGTCCGAGGGACAGATACGCACGCTGTCGTGCAGTCCTAACGCGGAGAATTACACAAGCTTCATGGCCTATGGCCTACCGCCGCACGCAGACTTCTTCATTGGCCCCTTCCATAAGTTGACCAGGGAGGTCCTGAGCTCGGATCCGCGACTGGCAAATTTCGCGCACGGGTTCGATATAATCCTCGAAGATACAACCTTTCAGATGTACTCGCCCAACAGAGCAAGCCAGATCGAGTTCGTGACCCAGCACCTCAAGCAGGACGGTATCTTCGTCTTCGTCGAGAAGTTCCGGGCAGCCGAGGAGAGCGACTACCGGCGTCGCGAATACCAGAAGGATTTCGGCTTCAAGGCGCGCTATTTTCCGCCAGACGAAATCGAGAAAAAACAGAACCTCGTTTTGAATACGATGTTCGGCAATGAGGTGACTTTGGCGCAGATGTGCGACGCCATACGCGCGCATTTCAGCTACTGCTCCCTGACGTGGAACAGCGGAAATTTCTGCAGCCTCGCGGCGAGCAATAGCGAAGAAAACCTGAACCGATACCTTTCCCAGATGGCCACTCCGGCCATTCCGCACGAATACGTCTACGAAACCAGCCCGTATCCGACCCTGCCGGTTGGCATCGCCGCCGCCCAGGAACGATCATGAAATGCGATCCCAGCGACCCGGAAACTCTCCTTGGCCGATGTGCCGTGGCCCAAGCCTTTTCGACGCTGACGAACATTGCCGACAAGAGCGGCGTTCGCGGCGGCCCGGCTGCTTCGCGCCATCCGCAACGACATCCTCAAGGCTCTTGAGCCTTGAGACAGATCAACAACACGTTGCGCCGTTTGGATCATGTGTTCGCAGCTGTCGACCATGGCAGCCTCAGGCAGGCGGCAAGAGTTCTCAGAGTGAGGGAATCCTGTGTCAGCCGCAACATCGTTGCGATGGAGCAGTTGCTGGACATGCAGTTGTTTGATCGCGACGTCCATGGCGTTCGGCTGACCGAAGCAGGCAGGGCCTGGATTGACCTCGTCCGGGCTCACTATGAAGCTTTGCATGATGCTCTGGCCGCAGGTGGTCGGGGCCAGCATGACTCCAAAACAGTCAGGATTGGATTATGCGGCCAGGCGGGGCGCGCTTTCGTCGCTCGCCTCATCAATCGTTTCGGCAGTCTACATCCGGACGTGAGCGTGGTCATTGAGGATGTCCCACACGAACGGTGCCTGGCGGCAATACGCCGCCGGCGCCTCGACATTATCTTCACCCACGAACCTGAGAACTCCGCCTTGTGCCAGAGCGAAATATTCGCGCACGAACGCTTGTTCGTTCTCCTTGCTGAACGGCATCCATTGGCCGAAAGGCCTGCGGTCACATGGACAGACCTTGCCGGGAGTTGTCTTCTGGTCTCAATCGGATCGCCGCAGGACCTGGACTTGCTGAAGCATATCGCTGCGAATGGTGGACCGGCTGTCCAAATTTGTCGCGCGAGCGAAGCGACGGTCATCCTCAAGGTGCAACTCGGTCAAGGCGTGACCCTGGCGGGCGAAGGCTTTGCCAGGACAATCGCCATCGATGCCATGGTGTGGAAACCTGTCGAGGGGCAGAACAGCATCAGTACGATCAAGGCACTGTGGCTGGAATCGAACCCAAAGCGCGCGCTGTTGCGGCTGGTTGGGACTGCTAGAAACATGGTATCCGCAGGTTCAAGCGAGCCTATCTCCGTCACTACGGGAAACGAGCAACCTCGAGGCTAGATCTCAGCTCCCTAACCCTCATCAATCCCTGCGACGACCACTTCGGGCCGCAAGCGGATTATCCGCTTTGGGCATCGGACCTCGAAGAGCAGGCGCTGGAGTGACATTCGCCCTGAAGCGGTTCCCGCAGCCGGCCGCATCCTGGGCTCGACAAGATCGATCCTTCTGGCCGCGCTAAAAGAGGCCATGAAGCGCCAGCATGACTGCGCGCGACGATCTTCACGACGAGATCGTGCAGCCGGCAATACTTTCCACAGCGTGGCGCGCGCCGTCAGCATGGCGCCCATGAGTTCGGCCGTCGATATTCCCTGCCGATTGCACAGCTTGCACATCAGTGACTTCGAGCCCCGGGGCGCTTCCGCGTTTGGCCTCCTGGCGAAAGTTTGACTGCCCGGTTTGCCTCCACGAAAGGCAGTGCCATGCACGGAGCCCGGTTACTTTCTGCCCATCGATAAGCCCAGGCGCTGGAACAGCCGGGCCCAGGCGATCTGGCCGATTTTGAAATTCTCCAGCCGGAAGAATTCGTTCGGCGCATGGTAGTCCTCGTCGGAGGTCGAGAACGAGAAGAAGATCGTGCCGACGCCGAGATGCTCCTTGAAGACGCTGCCGATCGGGATCGTCGCGCCCATCGCAACCCGCAGCGATTTCGCGCCCATCATCTCGCCGAGCAGCGTTTCAGCTATGGCAAGCGCGGGCAGGCAGGGATCGATCGAGAACGCCTTGGTGCCGGGGCCGTGACGCTTGACGTCAAGCGAATAGCCGGTCGGCAAGCGTGTCTCGAGGTGGCTACGGATCGCTTCGGCAACCTTGCCTGGCTCCTGCCCGGCGACGAGGCGGCACGTGATCTTGGCGCCCGCCGACGAAGGAATGACCGTCTTGGTGCCCGGTCCCGAATAGCCGCCGAATATGCCGTTGAATTCAAGTGTCGGCCCCAGCCATTGACGAACCAGAAGGTCGTGGCCGGAGGGCTGTGGATCAGGCGCCCGAGCGCCAATCCCGGCGAGGTAGGCGGCGGTATCGAAGCTGGCGGCATCGATCGCTTCAAGAATGGCCGGATCGGGCGGCGTGACGTCGTCCATGAAGCCCGGCACGGTAACGGCGCCGTCGCTGTCGTGCAGGCTGGCCAGCATTGCTGCGAGCGCGCGGATGGGATTTGGCGCACTGCCGCCATGGCGGCCGGAATGAAGATCCTTCGCCGCGCCCGTCACCACCACGTCGAGCGCGACCATACCGCGGCTGGCCACCGTCATAGACGGCCGGTCCGCGCGCCACATGGCGCCATCTGCGGAGACAACAAGATCGCAGGCCAGGCGCTGGCGCATTTTTTCGACGAGCGGCGAAAAATGCGGGCTGCCGGATTCCTCCTCGCCTTCGACCAGCATCTTGATGTTGAGCGGCAGGCGACCGGCGGTCTTCAGGAATGCCTCGACGACCAGGATCGGGATCAACATCGGACCCTTGTCGTCCGAAACGCCGCGCCCATAGAGCCTGTTGTCGCGGATCGTCGGCTCGAACGGCGGCGTCGTCCATTTCTCGACCGGATCCGGCGGCTGCACATCATAGTGGCCATAGACGAGGATGGTCGGCGCTGCGGCGTCACTGATAATCTCAGCGAACACGGCGGGATGGCCATCCGTCTCGACGATCTCCACGGTCGGGAAGCCGGCCTGCTTCATCCGTTGCGCGACGAAGCTTGCCGCCTGGCGAATTCCGTCGCGATAGGCCGGATCGGTGCTGACGCTCGGAATGCGGCAGAATGCCTTCAAGTCTTCCAGGGCTTCGTCGGCGTGGGCGACGAGATAGGCCTCGACGGCGCTCACTTGCCGCCATCCACGCTGATCACCTGGCCGCTGACCCAGCCGGCGAAATCGGAAGCGAAGAACATCACCATCGCGGCGATGTCGTCGGGTGAGCCAAGCCGCTTCATCGCGATGTTCTGGAGGAGCTTTTGCTGACCCTCCTCGCCCATTGCTTGCCATTGCCGCTCGGTGGTCGGGTTGGAACGCACGAAACCCGGCGCGACGTTGTTGACTGTGATGTTCCACGGTCCGAGTTCATGCGCGAGTTGGCGTGTCAGGCCGATCTGACCAGCCTTGGCGCTGGCATAGGCCTGGATGCCGGTGAGGCTGATGCCGAGCCCGGCGCCGCTGGAGATGTTGATGACGCGCCCATAGCTGCGCCTTTTCATGCCGGGCGCCACGGCCTGCGTCATGAAGAAGGCTCCGGAGAGATTGACGTCGAAAATGGTTTGCCAATCGGCCTGCGAGATGTCCTCCAGCGGTCTGCCGACCTGCCCGCGCACGCCGCCGGCGTTGTTGACGAGGATGTCGACCGCGCCAGCACCGGCTTCGATCGTGCCTACGGCCGCCTGTACAGCGTCGCGATCGCCGACATCGACGACATGCGAGCGGCAGTTTTCGCCACAGAGTTGATGCGTTTCGGCAAGGCCGGCGTCGTTGACGTCCAGGATATGAACCGCCGCGCCGCGTTCGGCGAACGCTTTGGCGATCGCACGGCCAAAGCCATGCGCCGCGCCGGTGACGATGACGGTTCGCTTGTCGAAGCTTATGTTCATTGGGCGCTTGCCGGAGTGCTCGGCATGACTTTGGCCAATTCATCGAGATTGCTCAGAACGAGCCGCCGCTTACCGTCCTCGATCTCGTGGATCATCTCGACGGTGCGCGCCGTCAACGGCGTCGCGATACCGAGTTTTCGCCCGATCTCGACGATCGGGAAAATCTGCGCATCGACCTCCGTCTTGCGCTTGCGGATGGCGAGGTCGCGCCATATGCCGGTGTGCGACTTCGCCGACCGACGGTTGTGCACGACCATCTCGTCAAAGGAGCGGTCGGTGGCGGCGGTGGATGAGCCGGGCGCGAAAGCGCCGGGGTCGAAGCCGTCGAATGCCTCTGCCCTGACGCCATTCGCCTTGGCAACGGCGCCGACTTCCAGCCCCACCGCTGAGAGGACAGCGCGATAACGCCTGTCGGCAAACACGTCGGCGATGGAATCATCGGTCAGCGCCGTGGCGAAGAGCAGCGCTCCGTAGATCATCTTGCCCCAGAGATAGCCCCAGATGTTGTCGGTGAGCACCGCTTTCGGCTCGAAATCCTGCATCAGGCGGTGAAGCGCTGCGATGCGCGGGGTGCGCTTGCCGTCGAGTTCGCCGATCACCACCGCGCCATGGCCGCTGAAATGGACGACACCCGGCTCCAGGTAGTCCGCACCGAAATTGACGAAACAGCCGATCGTGCGCTGGTCGCCGACGATTTCGGCGATGGTGAGTTCGTTCAACCCGTTCTGCGCCGAGATCACGCAGCCGCCATCTGCCAGATGAGGCAACAGCGCGGTTGCGGCAATGCGCGTATGATGCGCCTTGACGCACAGGAAAATCCGCTCGAAACGGCCGGTGACGGCGGAAGGAAGGAAGGCCGGTGCCTTCACCACATCCTGAAGGATCGGCCCGGCGATGCGCAAGCCATCGGCG from Mesorhizobium sp. NZP2077 encodes the following:
- a CDS encoding SDR family NAD(P)-dependent oxidoreductase, whose amino-acid sequence is MNISFDKRTVIVTGAAHGFGRAIAKAFAERGAAVHILDVNDAGLAETHQLCGENCRSHVVDVGDRDAVQAAVGTIEAGAGAVDILVNNAGGVRGQVGRPLEDISQADWQTIFDVNLSGAFFMTQAVAPGMKRRSYGRVINISSGAGLGISLTGIQAYASAKAGQIGLTRQLAHELGPWNITVNNVAPGFVRSNPTTERQWQAMGEEGQQKLLQNIAMKRLGSPDDIAAMVMFFASDFAGWVSGQVISVDGGK
- a CDS encoding AraC family transcriptional regulator encodes the protein MFLLNLKGVARNGEDFVNGRRISFSQRRAGSIIFIPGGNSWTGWDEGDATASYLLVSIEQRFADEVYGGMAGGRQADLPPSIGFRDGTVEMALQRIALELKQPDPISATMVESQATQLLVQMFRLNGVHQEPVKGGLSSFDLKRAVGMIEALSDGRPTLADLAKEVGVSRFHFWRAFKQSTGMTPHAFIAQRRLEQSADMLRSTNLSATEIAMECGFGSSSHFTTAFKRAFGTCPTEFRRKCRI
- a CDS encoding LysR family transcriptional regulator — translated: MRQINNTLRRLDHVFAAVDHGSLRQAARVLRVRESCVSRNIVAMEQLLDMQLFDRDVHGVRLTEAGRAWIDLVRAHYEALHDALAAGGRGQHDSKTVRIGLCGQAGRAFVARLINRFGSLHPDVSVVIEDVPHERCLAAIRRRRLDIIFTHEPENSALCQSEIFAHERLFVLLAERHPLAERPAVTWTDLAGSCLLVSIGSPQDLDLLKHIAANGGPAVQICRASEATVILKVQLGQGVTLAGEGFARTIAIDAMVWKPVEGQNSISTIKALWLESNPKRALLRLVGTARNMVSAGSSEPISVTTGNEQPRG
- a CDS encoding class I SAM-dependent methyltransferase, coding for MRGLDDFLAECDHGPRINGLTGFFAATAAGKSGMPIRKPTADIRLLPSDELLRDLVALHATRQGFFDQHYHGSIPYRLEEECRMSYAVLKYARHSGAPLALYSLGTAEGTMARTLSELSEGQIRTLSCSPNAENYTSFMAYGLPPHADFFIGPFHKLTREVLSSDPRLANFAHGFDIILEDTTFQMYSPNRASQIEFVTQHLKQDGIFVFVEKFRAAEESDYRRREYQKDFGFKARYFPPDEIEKKQNLVLNTMFGNEVTLAQMCDAIRAHFSYCSLTWNSGNFCSLAASNSEENLNRYLSQMATPAIPHEYVYETSPYPTLPVGIAAAQERS
- a CDS encoding dipeptidase is translated as MSAVEAYLVAHADEALEDLKAFCRIPSVSTDPAYRDGIRQAASFVAQRMKQAGFPTVEIVETDGHPAVFAEIISDAAAPTILVYGHYDVQPPDPVEKWTTPPFEPTIRDNRLYGRGVSDDKGPMLIPILVVEAFLKTAGRLPLNIKMLVEGEEESGSPHFSPLVEKMRQRLACDLVVSADGAMWRADRPSMTVASRGMVALDVVVTGAAKDLHSGRHGGSAPNPIRALAAMLASLHDSDGAVTVPGFMDDVTPPDPAILEAIDAASFDTAAYLAGIGARAPDPQPSGHDLLVRQWLGPTLEFNGIFGGYSGPGTKTVIPSSAGAKITCRLVAGQEPGKVAEAIRSHLETRLPTGYSLDVKRHGPGTKAFSIDPCLPALAIAETLLGEMMGAKSLRVAMGATIPIGSVFKEHLGVGTIFFSFSTSDEDYHAPNEFFRLENFKIGQIAWARLFQRLGLSMGRK
- a CDS encoding 2-dehydropantoate 2-reductase, translated to MTETGPILIWGAGAIGGTLGAAFIRAGHAVTFVDSDVGHVKAINADGLRIAGPILQDVVKAPAFLPSAVTGRFERIFLCVKAHHTRIAATALLPHLADGGCVISAQNGLNELTIAEIVGDQRTIGCFVNFGADYLEPGVVHFSGHGAVVIGELDGKRTPRIAALHRLMQDFEPKAVLTDNIWGYLWGKMIYGALLFATALTDDSIADVFADRRYRAVLSAVGLEVGAVAKANGVRAEAFDGFDPGAFAPGSSTAATDRSFDEMVVHNRRSAKSHTGIWRDLAIRKRKTEVDAQIFPIVEIGRKLGIATPLTARTVEMIHEIEDGKRRLVLSNLDELAKVMPSTPASAQ
- a CDS encoding MFS transporter, whose translation is MSNLVRINQGNGRADRSNSCLGFLASTLAAAVARNGYYIASAWILVERGCGTAGVATFLAIASIVEFIASPVAGVAADRFDRRRLNVAADLSRFVVMLATACALLYMDAFPIICLSAALFSFCDRVALTSSQSMIPVIADGRDLVASNSAVFFVMQFGNLGAALLAGPLLHERSPALPFTVLAAFFLLSAGCLAFMRLEPVSLDVRIAKISAAQIDPSLRRLMVVYALLYASAVLVSVMGSGFVFLEQKGTAVDFGYLEAAWSAGSLIGAVSLIRIERAISTDVRHLMLLGLTAFVLMALTSLRSPWTIILFAALGFLYNLGRVSVEVTLQSRVSVYLLGRAKGIMPSVAGVFGLLVFGIAAAVGDRAFPSTIFFSFGVVLLISISCLSVGVGETQEKGAP